A stretch of Vicinamibacterales bacterium DNA encodes these proteins:
- a CDS encoding serine hydrolase has translation MATFVSAQSAPYYPPAGAWAKKTPAELGMDPARLAEAVAFAQSRESTRAMDFSDQEKIFGSLLGSVPTRRAKTNGLVIYKGYVVAEFGDTTWVDPTYSVAKSMMSTVAAIAVRDGKVTDLDAPVGATVKDGGYDGPRNAQVTWKMHLQQETEWEGTMFGKKDDFVGAEAFGDGERKPRELKRPGTFYEYNDVRINRLGMSLLQTFRKPVPEVFRDEVMDVIGASNAWKWVPYHNSYVTIDGKKMPSVSGGTRWGGGVWINSWDMARFGYLWLRGGKWGDKQVLPPAYVKAAVSASAHGPDYGYLWWLNTAGKNYPGLPTNVYGARGAGSNTILISPDHDLVVVWRWHAGNEAEFAKRVIAAIK, from the coding sequence GTGGCCACGTTCGTTTCGGCACAGAGCGCCCCGTACTACCCGCCGGCCGGCGCCTGGGCGAAGAAGACGCCCGCAGAACTCGGCATGGACCCGGCGAGGCTCGCCGAGGCCGTCGCCTTCGCGCAGTCGCGCGAGTCCACGCGCGCCATGGATTTCTCCGACCAGGAGAAAATCTTCGGGTCGCTGCTCGGCTCGGTCCCCACCAGGCGCGCCAAGACCAACGGCCTCGTGATCTACAAAGGCTACGTCGTCGCCGAATTCGGCGACACCACGTGGGTGGATCCCACCTATTCGGTGGCCAAGAGCATGATGTCCACGGTGGCGGCCATCGCGGTGCGTGACGGCAAAGTCACCGACCTCGACGCGCCGGTCGGCGCCACGGTGAAGGACGGCGGCTACGACGGCCCGCGCAACGCGCAGGTCACCTGGAAGATGCACCTGCAGCAGGAAACCGAGTGGGAAGGCACGATGTTCGGCAAGAAGGACGACTTCGTCGGCGCCGAGGCGTTCGGCGACGGCGAGCGCAAGCCGCGCGAGTTGAAGCGGCCCGGCACCTTCTACGAATACAACGACGTTCGCATCAACCGGCTCGGCATGTCGTTGCTGCAGACGTTCCGCAAGCCGGTGCCCGAGGTGTTCCGCGATGAGGTAATGGACGTGATCGGCGCCTCCAACGCCTGGAAGTGGGTGCCGTACCACAACAGCTACGTCACCATCGACGGCAAGAAGATGCCGTCGGTCAGCGGCGGCACGCGGTGGGGCGGCGGCGTGTGGATCAACTCGTGGGACATGGCGCGGTTCGGGTACTTGTGGCTGCGCGGCGGCAAGTGGGGTGACAAGCAGGTGCTGCCGCCGGCGTACGTGAAGGCCGCGGTGTCGGCGAGCGCGCACGGGCCCGACTACGGCTACTTGTGGTGGCTGAACACGGCGGGCAAGAACTATCCGGGGTTGCCCACCAACGTCTACGGCGCGCGCGGCGCCGGCAGCAACACCATCCTGATTTCACCCGATCACGATCTGGTGGTGGTGTGGCGATGGCACGCCGGCAACGAAGCGGAGTTCGCCAAGCGCGTGATTGCGGCGATTAAGTAG